The nucleotide sequence CCGCCCGGAAACTCCCAAAGGCCACCTTTATGGGCTTTATCCGGCCGCTTGGTAATAAAAACCTTATCCTGCTGCGGATTTAAGATTACTGCTGCTGCGATATGAAGGCGTTTCATTTCTATATCTCTTTATTCTACGATGCTCAGGTTCTCTATATGGTTGCGCCGGAGCCTAACTAGCCAGTTAAGTGTACTTGATGGAGCAAATATACTTGTCCAAGGATGGACAAGTTTAAGCGCACATGGATGTCTTGAGCGTTTTGCGGAATCAAGTGCGCTTAGCTGGCTCACCAGAGGACTATCAAGTTCTCACAAAAAAGCCCATTAGCAATCAATACTAACAGGCTTCTATTAAGTTTGAACGGTATAAGTAATTAGCTCAATTTACCGTGGCACTGCTTATACTTCTTACCTGAACCACACGGGCAAGGGTCGTTACGGCCAATCTTCTGACCTTCACGAACAACCGGCTTCTGCGGAGCATTCGCTTCATCTTCATCAGCCAGCTGGTTTTCAGCCTGCTGGTGATTGAACTGCTGACGGCGAGCCGCTTCTTCAGCCTGCGCTCTGCGCTGTTCTTCCATACGCTCAACCTCTTCCTGCTGCTGAACGCGAACCTTACTCAGGATCTGAATCACCTCAAACTTCAGAGTTTCAAGCAGATTCTCAAACAGCTCGAAAGATTCACGCTTGTACTCCTGCTTAGGGTTCTTCTGAGCGTAACCACGAAGGTGGATGCCCTGACGAAGGTGGTCCATTGCAGCAAGGTGCTCTTTCCAGAGATTATCAAGCGTTTGCAGCATAACAGACTTCTCAAAGTTACGAAGAACCTGTTCACCCACAATCTCTTCTTTACCTTTGTAAACCTCAACCGCGCTTTCAAGGATCTTCTCTCGAAGTGCTTCTTCATAAAGCTTATCGTCGTCATCCAGCCACTTCTGAATTGTTAGCTCGAGATCGAAGTCCTTCTTCAAACGCTGTTCCAGACCTTCGATATCCCACATATCATCCAGAGACTGAGGCGGAATATATTCATTGATAACTGATTCGAATACATCTTCACGGTTATGAACAATCATTTCGCTGATATCGTCAACACTCATCAGTTCGTCACGTAGTTCATAAACTACCTTACGCTGATCGTTTGCAACATCATCGTACTCAAGAAGCTGCTTACGGATATCGAAGTTACGGCCTTCAACCTTACGCTGTGCCTTTTCGATAGAGCGTGAAAGCATCTTACTTTCAATCGCTTCACCCTCATCCATACCGCTCTGGATAAGACCAGCCATACGGTCAGACGTAAAGATACGCAACAGTGAATCTTCCATAGACAGGTAAAAACGGGATGAACCAGCATCACCCTGACGACCGGAACGGCCACGCAGCTGGTTATCAATACGGCGTGATTCGTGACGCTCAGTACCGATAATGTGCAGACCACCAGATTCCAGTACCGCATTGTGACGAACCTGCCACTCATCTTTGATCTTCGCGATCTGATCTTCTGTCGGGTTTTCCAGCTTAGCGATCTCTGCCTGCCAGCTACCACCCAGCACGATATCCGTACCACGGCCCGCCATGTTAGTTGCGATAGTTACCACCGCAGGTGCACCGGCAAATGCAACAATGTCCGCTTCCTGCTCGTGGAATTTCGCATTCAGTACGTTGTGCTTGATCTTCGCTTTCTTAAGCGCGTTAGAAAGCAGCTCAGATTTTTCGATGGAAACCGTACCAACCAGAATCGGCTGGCCTTTCGCAACGCGATCTTTGATATCTTCAATGATGGCGTTGAATTTTTCAGCTTCAGTACGGTATACCACATCCGCCATATCATCACGGATCATTGGTTTATTGGTTGGGATTACCACTGTCTCCAGACCATAGATTGACTGGAATTCAAATGCTTCGGTATCCGCAGTACCTGTCATACCGGACAGTTTTTCGTATAGGCGGAAGTAGTTCTGGAAGGTAATCGATGCCAGAGTCTGGTTTTCATTCTGGATCTTAACGCCTTCTTTGGCTTCAACAGCCTGGTGCAGACCTTCTGACCAGCGACGACCCGGCATAGTACGGCCAGTGTGCTCATCAACGATGATGACTTCATCATCTTTAACGATGTAATCCACATCTTTTTCAAACAGGACATGTGCGCGAAGTGCTGCGTTAACATGGTGAAGCAGACTGATGTTTGTTGGTGAGTACAGAGTGTCACCCTCTTCCATCAGGCCGTTTTTCACCATCAGCTCTTCAACAAACTCCTGACCGGTTTCTGTCAGGTGAACCTGCTTGGATTTTTCATCAACTGTGTAGTGACCGTCGCCACGGTACTCTTCAGTATCTTCCTGCTCCTGCTGTTCAAGGCTAGGGATCAGCGCATTGATACGGGTATACAGCTCAGAACTGTCTTCAGCCGGACCGGAAATAATCAGCGGTGTACGGGCTTCATCGATAAGGATGGAGTCAACTTCATCGACTACGGCAAAGAAACGCTCGCGCTGAACGCGGTCTTCATTTCTGAACGCCATGTTGTCACGAAGGTAATCGAAACCGAACTCGTTGTTTGTACCGTACAGAACATCACAGGCATAAGCCGCTTGTTTCTCTGGCTGTGGCATATTTGGTACGTTAACGCCAACCGTCATACCAAGGAATTCAAATAGTGCGCGGTTAGTTTCTGCGTCACGCTTAGCCAGGTAGTCGTTCACGGTTACAATGTGCACGCCTTTACCCGGAAGTGCATTCAGGTAAGCAGGAAGGGTTGCTGTCAGGGTTTTACCTTCACCGGTACGCATCTCTGCAATCTGACCTGCGTTCAGCACCATACCACCAACCAGCTGCACGTCGAAGTGGCGCATGCCGAACACACGCTTAGATGCTTCGCGTACTGTCGCAAAAGCTTCTGGCAATAGTTGATCAAGAGTTTCGCCTTTTTCTAAACGCTCACGAAACTCAACCGTTTTCGCTTTCAGCTCGTCATCAGAAAGCGCTTCAAATTCCGGCTCATAGTTGTTGATCTGTTTTACAATTTTTCTTAATCGTCGCAGAGTTCTGTCATTGCGACTGCCAATTACCTTTGTCAGCAGCTGAGTTATCATTTGTTGTGAATCTCTTGTTGTTCAGCTAACACCGCTTGGTTAGCCATAAAAAAATGCTATCAGTCTCTATCAGTTCCAAACTAAGAACACTGAGAAATAAATCCTGTGATTCTGATATTGAGGTGAAACCCAGAGTTTTCAAGCTATAGCAAAAAATAATGCCACATATATTAAGGGATTCTTCTGGTCCCGACCATTAGGAGTAGCATTAGTTTGAGCAGCTTTGAAAAAAAAGGCGTTTCTGACTAAATAGCGAACAGCTTTGACCAAAGCTTTGCACCAATAGTAAGCAATGCTTGTTACAAGAAGATGCGCCAGATACTAGCACGGCGGGAAATTGCCGCGTGGGAAGTTGGGGTGGAGATACAAAAAAGCCAGGCGATCGCCTGGCTTTTCTTAAAATCTTTAGCTAATTACGCAAGAACCATATTTGGCTCAGCAAAGGCTACCGGTGAACCCACTTCTTCTTCGAAGGTTGCCCATTCCCAGGCTTCCTGATCCGCCATAACCGCTCTTAGCAGTTTGTTGTTCAGGCCGTGACCTGATTTATACGCACGAAGTTCACCAACAATGCTGTGGCCGCCCATGTAAAGGTCACCAATGGCATCCAGAACCTTGTGAGTTACAAACTCATTATCAAAACGAAGACCTTCTTCGTTTAGAATGCGGTACTCGTCAAGAACGATAGCACAGTCAAAGCTGCCGCCAAGGCAAAGGTTTTGTGACTGAAGATATTCAATATCGCGCATAAAGCCGAAAGTACGGGCGCGGGAGATATCTTTCACAAACGCGTTTGAAGAGAAGTCAAACAGCATGTGCTGCTCATCCGCTTCAATAGCCGGGTGATCAAATTCGATTTCAAAGTCCATACGGAAACCGTTATAAGGAACCAGCTCGGCCCACTTATCACCATCTTCAACACGCACAGGCTTTTTAATGCGAATAAACCTTTTCGGCATATTCAGAACTTCAATACCAGCAGACTGGATCAGATAAACAAAAGGACTGGCACTTCCGTCCATGATAGGAATCTCAGGTGCATCAACTTCAACGATAACGTTATCGATACCCATGCCTGCAAGTGCAGCATTCAGGTGCTCTACCGTTGAAATTCTGACGCCATCATCGTTAACCAATGCTGTACATAGCATGGTGTCGCGAACTGAATCAGGATCTGCCGGAAAATCGACAGGTGTCTCCAGGTCGGTACGACGATATACAATCCCTGTATTTGCAGCGGCTGGACGTAAGGTAAGCGTAACTTTACGCCCAGAGTGTAAACCTACCCCGGTCGTTTTTACGATTTCCTTCAGAGTTCGTTGTCTGATCATCAGCTTGCCTCTAGTTAAGTGCTACAAATCACGGTCGATCATGTAATCGACCGCGAATACTATCACAAATTTGAAGTCTGTCAAATTTGCTGGCTTTTTCATCACCCAAGAGACAAGTATCTAAACTTAACTTAGTCTGCTTGGCGACGTAAAAACGCCGGTATATCCAGGTAGTCGCTTTCCCTTTCAGCCTCTGCTGCCGCCTTTGGTGCGCTGTTTGAAACAGCGGCCTGAGACGTAGCTGCAGGTTGCGGTTTTACCTCTGTTTTATTATGCAAAGGCTGTGCCGCTTTTTCCTCTACTTTTGCCGCTGCAGGTTGAGCTGCAGTTGGCGCTGGTTTTGGCTTAGCTGCTGAACCAGTTACCAGAGTCATCTCTGGTTTCTTATCGTTTCCTATGCCTGTTGCAACAACAGTTACACGGAATTCATCCGACATATCCGGGTCTAGTGACGTACCGATAACCACTGTCGCGTTATCAGATGCAAATGCTTTAACTGTATTACCAACCGTTTCAAACTCGTCAAGACGCATGTCCAAACCAGCGGTAATGTTAACAAGCACGCCACGAGCACCTGCCAAATCGATATCTTCAAGAAGTGGAGAAGAAATCGCTGCTTCTGCAGCCTCTTCCGCACGTTCTTCGCCTTTCGCTACACCGCTACCCATCATTGCATGACCCATCTCTGACATCACTGTACGTACGTCAGCAAAGTCCACGTTGATCATACCCGGGCGAGTGATTAGCTCAGCAATACCCTGTACTGCATTTTTTAGCACATCGTTCGCGTAACCAAAAGCCTCTAGCAGGGTTACACTACGACCATAGACCTTAAGTAATTTCTCATTTGGAATGGTGATCAAAGAATCGACATGTTTAGATAACTCTTCGATACCCTGTTCAGCAAAAGCTAAGCGCTTTTTGCCTTCAAATCCAAATGGCTTAGTTACTACGGCAACAGTAAGGATATTTAGTTCCTTAGCAACTTCAGCAATAACAGGAGCTGCACCTGTACCGGTACCGCCGCCCATACCGGCAGCGATAAATACCATATCGGCACCAGCCAGTACTTCTTTAAGTTTTTCTTGATCTTCGAGAGCTGAGTCACGTCCTACCTGAGGATTCGCACCTGCTCCAAGACCTTTGGTGATATCTCCACCAATCTGGATCACTGAGCTCACTGACGCTTTGCGAAGTGCTTGCGCATCCGTATTTACGCTAATAAATTCAACGCCTTCGATGGATTCACGAACCATATGTTCTACTGCGTTACCGCCACCACCACCTACGCCAACGACTTTAATTACCGCATCGTCTGACATTTCCATCATCGGTTCAAACATGTGTTATCTCCGTTTTTCCTGCTCTCAGGTTAAAACTCTTTCTGTATCCAATTACGCATTTTACTAAATATTCCGGTGAATGAGGAACTCTTAGGCTCATTATATTCACCCTCGTCATTAAACTGACTGTCTTTTGCGTAATGGAGCAAACCAACCGCCGTAGAATGATACGGCTCTTTTACATAATCTGTAAGCCCTTTTACTTCAAGTGGCTTACCAATTCTTACTCTGTTTGCGCCAAACACACGTTCAGCGCACTCAACCATTCCTTCAATCTGCGAAGCACCGCCAGTCAGAACAATACCCGCCGCTAAGTGTGGCTTGATACCTTCTTCTCTGAGCTTCGCCTGTACCGAATTTACCGATTGATTGATAAAGCCCATCAGCTCTGCATAACGGGCTTCAATAACGCCAGCTAATTCCTGGCGTTTCAGCGTTCTTGATGGTCTGCCACCTACACTAGGTACGTTAACAGTATCATCCTTACTAACCAGTTCGCTCAGCGCACAGCCAAAACGAACTTTAATATCTTCTGCATCATTAACCGGTGTACCAAAAGCAAAAGCAATATCACTGGTCACCGCGTTACCTGCATATGAGAATACCTCTGTATGTCTTAATGCGCCACCGGTCCAGACGGAAACATCCATAGTACCGGCACCGATATCAACCACACAGACACCAAGCTCTCGTTCATCCTCAGTGATAACCGCATTACTTGCAGCCAGACCGGAAAATACCAGTTGCTCCACATGCAGGTCGCAACGTTCAACAGCCTTGATGATGTTTCTTGCCATATCGCTATGACAGGTAATCAGATGGACACTCACTTCCATCCGTACACCAGACAAACCAAGAGGGTTTTTGATTCCTTCCTGATAATCTATAGTAAATTCCTGAGGAATGACATGCAGTATACGCTGTTCATCACTGATTTTTACAGATTTCGCCGTATGAATAGCCCGATCCATATCGTCCTGAGACACCTCTTCATCAGAGATAGTGCCCATGCCTTTTTCAATACGGCTGGCGATATGTCTTCCTGATAATGAAATAAAGACATTGCTGATCTTGCATTCGGCCATCATCTCAGCCTGACCAACAGCAACCTGAATCGACTTTACAACTGATTCCAGGTCATTAACGCCGCCTTTATCCATTCCTCTGGACTGACTGGAGCCAGTACCAAGAATGTTAATCTGACCATCTGGTAGTATTTCACCCACTAAGGCTGAAATGGTTGCAGTGCCTATATCAAGACCGACAAAGATGTTATCGTCAGCGATCTTAGTCATCCGTACTCTCTTGTGCTAAATCATCTTCCGGAAACCAGCCTACAGCTGCACCGGTATCATACCGCAGGTCAATATAGCTTACTTTCGCAGCCTTATTCCCTAATCTGTTATACAGAGAAATAAATCTATCTAATCTCTCATCTAATGACTCTTTTCCAAGCTCAAGCCGGATACCGTTATCCAGTATCATCTGCCAGGCTCTTCTGTCATTAAGAACAACGGAAGTCAGAGACAAACCCAATTGAGAAAAAAGAGGCTCTACTTTTCTCCAGGTTTGTAAAACTTTATGTTCGCTGCCAGCAGGACCATAGAGTTTAATCCGTTCTTCTTTTAGCTGACCCACATCTGCATCAAAAACATCGCCGGTTTCATTTAATAATGAATTTCCGTTCCAGATAGCCGACGCTTTGTGTTCAACTAAATAGACTTTAATAATATCGGGCCACTGCTTACGTATTGACGCCCTGGCAACCCAGGGAAGCCCGGTAATCGCAGTTTGTAACTCGTTGACATCCTGAGACATAAAGGTACCCAGATTATCCAGGCTACCCAGTGCATGCTGCACGTCCCCAGAAGAGATGTATTCAAGCTCTCCCTGCAATACGATTTTAGACAGCGGCAGACGCTCTGTATCGAGCATCCAGCTAACAGTGGTGTACAACAAAGTGCCGACAGAAAGCAAAACTAACAAAAGAAAAGCACAGCCCAGGGCATGCTCCTCTATTACTCGTTTTATATGACCGAAATCACCAGCACCAACTGCATTATTCATCTATTCGATATCGTTACTTTAATTTGCCCGGTATTCCTTCCAAAAATTAAGCAAATAAAGTTTATGGCTTAACCAAGGAATTATACAAAGCATACGCAAACTATCTACCCCAAAATTTAGAATATTGGAAAGTAAACTTATTCTGCCTTCATTTTATTAATATCAAGTTGCAAAGCTGCAAGCTGTTTTGCCACTTTACCCACATCACCGGCGCCCTGTGTCAGCACCAGATCATTTTCCTGCATCACATTGGCCAGAACTGAAGGTAACGCCTTCATATTTGGGACAAAAATCGGATCAATCTTACCGCGACTTCTTATGGTGCGGCATAATGAGCGACCATCTGCGCCTTTAATCGGCTTTTCTCCGGCGGCGTAAACGTCAAGCATGATCAGCACATCCACATTTTCCAGCACATTTGCAAAATCATCGTACAGATCACGCGTGCGGCTATAGCGGTGCGGCTGGAATATCATCACCAGACGTTTATCACCCCAGCCTGCTCTTGCTGCCTGAATGGTAACATCAACCTCGCTCGGGTGGTGGCCGTAATCATCCACCAGCATGACCTGACCGTTGCCGGTTTCATACTCGCCCAGATGTTCAAATCTGCGACCTGTGCCCTGAGTACCTATCATGGCTTTCAGAATAGCTTCATCTGAAATATCATCTTCTGTTGCAACGGCAATGGCAGCAGAAGCATTCAACGCATTATGTCGTCCTGGAATGTTCAGAGTAATATCAAGATTATCCTTCCCTTTCCTGATCACGGTGAACTTGCCCTGCTGGCCTTCCTGACGGTAGTTTTCAATCCGCACATCCGCATCTTCAGAGAAACCGTAAGTGATCACGTGACGGCTGATACGGGGAAGCAACTCTCTTACAACAGGATCATCGATACAGACAATAGCCTGACCGTAGAAGGGCAGGTTGTGCAGGAAGTCGATAAAAGTCTGCTTCAGGGTTTCAAA is from Vibrio sp. JC009 and encodes:
- the ftsZ gene encoding cell division protein FtsZ, giving the protein MFEPMMEMSDDAVIKVVGVGGGGGNAVEHMVRESIEGVEFISVNTDAQALRKASVSSVIQIGGDITKGLGAGANPQVGRDSALEDQEKLKEVLAGADMVFIAAGMGGGTGTGAAPVIAEVAKELNILTVAVVTKPFGFEGKKRLAFAEQGIEELSKHVDSLITIPNEKLLKVYGRSVTLLEAFGYANDVLKNAVQGIAELITRPGMINVDFADVRTVMSEMGHAMMGSGVAKGEERAEEAAEAAISSPLLEDIDLAGARGVLVNITAGLDMRLDEFETVGNTVKAFASDNATVVIGTSLDPDMSDEFRVTVVATGIGNDKKPEMTLVTGSAAKPKPAPTAAQPAAAKVEEKAAQPLHNKTEVKPQPAATSQAAVSNSAPKAAAEAERESDYLDIPAFLRRQAD
- the ftsA gene encoding cell division protein FtsA, whose protein sequence is MTKIADDNIFVGLDIGTATISALVGEILPDGQINILGTGSSQSRGMDKGGVNDLESVVKSIQVAVGQAEMMAECKISNVFISLSGRHIASRIEKGMGTISDEEVSQDDMDRAIHTAKSVKISDEQRILHVIPQEFTIDYQEGIKNPLGLSGVRMEVSVHLITCHSDMARNIIKAVERCDLHVEQLVFSGLAASNAVITEDERELGVCVVDIGAGTMDVSVWTGGALRHTEVFSYAGNAVTSDIAFAFGTPVNDAEDIKVRFGCALSELVSKDDTVNVPSVGGRPSRTLKRQELAGVIEARYAELMGFINQSVNSVQAKLREEGIKPHLAAGIVLTGGASQIEGMVECAERVFGANRVRIGKPLEVKGLTDYVKEPYHSTAVGLLHYAKDSQFNDEGEYNEPKSSSFTGIFSKMRNWIQKEF
- the lpxC gene encoding UDP-3-O-acyl-N-acetylglucosamine deacetylase, producing MIRQRTLKEIVKTTGVGLHSGRKVTLTLRPAAANTGIVYRRTDLETPVDFPADPDSVRDTMLCTALVNDDGVRISTVEHLNAALAGMGIDNVIVEVDAPEIPIMDGSASPFVYLIQSAGIEVLNMPKRFIRIKKPVRVEDGDKWAELVPYNGFRMDFEIEFDHPAIEADEQHMLFDFSSNAFVKDISRARTFGFMRDIEYLQSQNLCLGGSFDCAIVLDEYRILNEEGLRFDNEFVTHKVLDAIGDLYMGGHSIVGELRAYKSGHGLNNKLLRAVMADQEAWEWATFEEEVGSPVAFAEPNMVLA
- the murC gene encoding UDP-N-acetylmuramate--L-alanine ligase — its product is MTIEHTQNLSQIRAMVPEMRRVKSIHFVGIGGAGMSGIAEVLLNEGYEITGSDLSNNPVTERLSSKGAKIFIGHQESNVETSSVVVVSTAIKADNPELVAAKRKRIPVVRRAEMLAELMRFRHGIAVAGTHGKTTTTALVTQIYSEAGLDPTFVNGGLVKSAGTNARLGSSRILIAEADESDASFLHLQPMVSIVTNIEADHMDTYGGDFETLKQTFIDFLHNLPFYGQAIVCIDDPVVRELLPRISRHVITYGFSEDADVRIENYRQEGQQGKFTVIRKGKDNLDITLNIPGRHNALNASAAIAVATEDDISDEAILKAMIGTQGTGRRFEHLGEYETGNGQVMLVDDYGHHPSEVDVTIQAARAGWGDKRLVMIFQPHRYSRTRDLYDDFANVLENVDVLIMLDVYAAGEKPIKGADGRSLCRTIRSRGKIDPIFVPNMKALPSVLANVMQENDLVLTQGAGDVGKVAKQLAALQLDINKMKAE
- a CDS encoding cell division protein FtsQ/DivIB, which produces MNNAVGAGDFGHIKRVIEEHALGCAFLLLVLLSVGTLLYTTVSWMLDTERLPLSKIVLQGELEYISSGDVQHALGSLDNLGTFMSQDVNELQTAITGLPWVARASIRKQWPDIIKVYLVEHKASAIWNGNSLLNETGDVFDADVGQLKEERIKLYGPAGSEHKVLQTWRKVEPLFSQLGLSLTSVVLNDRRAWQMILDNGIRLELGKESLDERLDRFISLYNRLGNKAAKVSYIDLRYDTGAAVGWFPEDDLAQESTDD
- the secA gene encoding preprotein translocase subunit SecA, with the translated sequence MITQLLTKVIGSRNDRTLRRLRKIVKQINNYEPEFEALSDDELKAKTVEFRERLEKGETLDQLLPEAFATVREASKRVFGMRHFDVQLVGGMVLNAGQIAEMRTGEGKTLTATLPAYLNALPGKGVHIVTVNDYLAKRDAETNRALFEFLGMTVGVNVPNMPQPEKQAAYACDVLYGTNNEFGFDYLRDNMAFRNEDRVQRERFFAVVDEVDSILIDEARTPLIISGPAEDSSELYTRINALIPSLEQQEQEDTEEYRGDGHYTVDEKSKQVHLTETGQEFVEELMVKNGLMEEGDTLYSPTNISLLHHVNAALRAHVLFEKDVDYIVKDDEVIIVDEHTGRTMPGRRWSEGLHQAVEAKEGVKIQNENQTLASITFQNYFRLYEKLSGMTGTADTEAFEFQSIYGLETVVIPTNKPMIRDDMADVVYRTEAEKFNAIIEDIKDRVAKGQPILVGTVSIEKSELLSNALKKAKIKHNVLNAKFHEQEADIVAFAGAPAVVTIATNMAGRGTDIVLGGSWQAEIAKLENPTEDQIAKIKDEWQVRHNAVLESGGLHIIGTERHESRRIDNQLRGRSGRQGDAGSSRFYLSMEDSLLRIFTSDRMAGLIQSGMDEGEAIESKMLSRSIEKAQRKVEGRNFDIRKQLLEYDDVANDQRKVVYELRDELMSVDDISEMIVHNREDVFESVINEYIPPQSLDDMWDIEGLEQRLKKDFDLELTIQKWLDDDDKLYEEALREKILESAVEVYKGKEEIVGEQVLRNFEKSVMLQTLDNLWKEHLAAMDHLRQGIHLRGYAQKNPKQEYKRESFELFENLLETLKFEVIQILSKVRVQQQEEVERMEEQRRAQAEEAARRQQFNHQQAENQLADEDEANAPQKPVVREGQKIGRNDPCPCGSGKKYKQCHGKLS